From the genome of Nicotiana sylvestris chromosome 2, ASM39365v2, whole genome shotgun sequence, one region includes:
- the LOC138885678 gene encoding serine/threonine-protein kinase-like protein CCR1: MTNGCLTRQGSENPNPGPLFNASLLNEPDLVKRANAATIIHTNNREFEMELEILCSVRHSSIVNLLGYCVEMGEQILVYELMPHGMLYDHLHGGLSCLRWNLKLKIAMQAAKGLEYLHKEVSPPIVHRDVKSSNILLDADWGARIVDFGLLTPNKKDLNGDVTTNVYNFGIVLLEILSGRKAYDRDCTPSSIIIC; the protein is encoded by the coding sequence ATGACCAATGGATGTCTTACACGTCAAGGGAGTGAAAACCCTAACCCTGGTCCCCTCTTTAATGCAAGCCTTTTGAATGAGCCTGATTTGGTAAAGAGAGCCAATGCTGCTACGATTATACACACCAACAACCGAGAATTTGAGATGGAGCTAGAGATCCTCTGCAGTGTTCGCCACAGCAGTATAGTTAATTTGTTAGGTTATTGTGTAGAAATGGGGGAGCAGATTCTTGTTTACGAACTCATGCCTCACGGAATGCTTTACGACCATCTCCACGGCGGTCTTTCTTGTCTGAGATGGAACCTTAAGTTGAAGATTGCGATGCAGGCTGCAAAGGGGCTCGAGTACCTTCACAAGGAAGTTTCTCCTCCTATTGTGCACCGTGATGTGAAGAGTTCGAACATTCTGTTGGACGCTGATTGGGGAGCTCGTATTGTAGATTTTGGATTGCTTACACCTAATAAGAAGGATCTTAACGGAGATGTGACAACTAATGTCTATAACTTTGGGATCGTGCTGCTAGAGATTCTTAGTGGAAGAAAAGCTTATGACCGGGATTGCACACCTTCAAGTATTATTATCTGTTAA